In Deinococcus aquaedulcis, the genomic stretch AGCGCCATGTCGGAAACCTGAGGACCGTTCTGAACAAGGGCGCAAAAGACGACCTCTGCGCCATCCTCTTTCACGCCCGCTACCCGGCGGACGACCGTGACAAACGGGAAACGGCGGTGTTGAAGTTCCTTGGCCCACAGCCTTACGAGAACAAGGAACTGGGTGTGAAGGAGGCTGATTACCGTCCCCGCCGCCTGATTCTGATCGCCACGCAGGTGGCCGAGCAGAGCCTGGACTTCGACGCGGACGTGATGATCTCGGACTTGGCCCCCATAGACCTGCTGCTTCAGCGGGCGGGAAGGCTACATAGACACGCCAAGAACGGGGGGCGCAGGCACGGGCACACCACACCGAATCTGTGGGTAGCGGGGCTGGATACCTGGCCTGCCACCGCGATGGACACGCACAAGTGGCAATGGGTGTACGCACCCCACCTGCTTTACCGCACCTGGCTGAAGCTGAAGGACGGGTCGCAGATTGAACTTCCTGCCGATCTGGATGTACTTGTGCAGGACGTGTACGGGGAGAGCGAGTGGTTCACGCTGGAACAGGAGCAGCGGGCGCAACTGGACGCCGCAACGGCGAAGTTCCGGAACGAGACGGGCAACGACGCGCGCTTTGGAGACCTTGCCCATATCGGCAATCCGGAGGACTTCTTCAACAATGTTCCCACAGTGCGGCCCGAGCCGGACGGCGAGCCTACTCATGATGACGAATGGCCGCAGACCCGGCTGGGTGAGCAGAACATACGCCTGGTGCCCGTGCATCGGGTGCGTAGCGAGTATTTTCTGGACCCAGAGGGTAAAAAACCCGCACACACTGGCACATGGGTAGGCAAGCTGGACCGGGATCAGGCCACCACCATCTTCAAGCGCAGCCTGCGGGTATCGCGGCGGGAATTGGTGCATCTGGCCCCGCAACTCGCCCCAGGCCACACGAGTTGGTCAGACGATACCCTGCTGAGCGACTGCGTACCCCTGCCGCTGGTGAACGGCAAAGTAAGGGTAGGCAATTTGGACGTTGAGCTGGACCCAGAATTGGGACTGATCTACCGTTCTCTTTCTCCCGAGTCGTAGCGTCGGAGCGTTTCGCGCAGTTCCTGGAGCCAGTGGGCGCGTACGTGCGGGGGAGACAGCACTTCGGCGCGTGGGCCCCAGCTCAGCAAAAAAGGCATCAGTTCCAGGGGAAAACCTTTGGCGTCGGTGCCGGCGGTGAATTCCATGTCCACGAATCGGTCGCGGCCTACCTCCCGGGCATGGGGAAAACCGCCTTCCAGCACGCGGTAAGCGGCTTCGGGGGCAAAGCGGACGAGCACTTTAATGCTCTCGCCCCCGCCAATCACGCCCCAGGCGTCGCTCAGAAAGGCCGTGGGCTCAAAGTGCGGGTCAAAATCGTAAGTGTCGTGGGCGTGCAACTCCAGATTCTGCATGCGCGACAGTTTGAAGGTACGGATCTTGTCCCGGTGACGGCGCTCTAAACCAATGACGTACGGCGCCAGATTTGTTCGGCTGATCTCGATGAAATACACGCACAGCTCGTTGCCGCGTTCCAGCAGGCCGTTGGGCCGCTGATAGTCGAAGGTCAGCACCCGCCGGTCCACCCAGGCCTCGGCCACCCGCTCCATCTGCCGCTCGGCAAACTGCGCCGCGCCCGTGTCGCGCACGCTGGCATTCAGGGTGTTCCGAATGTGGTCGGGCAGGGCACGCGACAGGTAGTTCAGGGCCTGACGGTAGTGGTTGGCCAGGGCCGGCGCGTGGTGGTGCGCCAGGCGCAGTGCGGCGTAGGCCGCCAATGTTTCCGCCGGGCGCGGCAGGTCGGCCTTCAGGTGGATGAAGTACATTCCCCGCTCGTCTTTTTGCAGCCCTACCTGCATGGCTTCCAGCACTTCCATATCGCGCTGAATGCTGCGTTGCCCCACCTCCAGCTTGCGGGCCAGTTCGGCGGTGCTGTAGGGGCGGGTCTTGAGCAAGTCCTGCACCCGCACCAGCCGCTTCGCCTTGTCCCAGGTCTTGGCTTCCCGGCGGGCGCGGCGGGGGGGCGCTTCTGGCAGTGGGTCAGCGTCAGGCATGTGAGGCAGCGTAGTGGGGACCTGTCGCGGAGGTGTCGCTGCGCCGGCTGTGCCTAGTGATCCAGCCAATCATCTGAGTCTCCCAGAATCAACTGCTGTTCGCGCGCCGTGGCCCAGGGCAGGTGGATGCCGGTGCAGTAAGCGTCAATGGGCTCGCCCCGCTCCAGGGCGTCCAGCACGTCGGAAGTCCACCGCACCGTGTCGTCGAGGTGGTAGGCGCCGCCCCGGCTGACCACGCTGGCTTCCCACCCCAGGGCGCTGCGCAACTGGCGCATGACGGCCGACACCCGCTGGCCCTTGTGCCGCTCCGTGCGCGCGGCGTCGCCCTCGGGCCGCAGCACCTCCATCAGCGCCTCTGTGGTCAGGCGGCCGCCGGCCTCCACCAGCGCGCACAGGGCCACCAGCGGGCCTGGCGCCAGCGGCAGGGACCGGCCCCCGACCCGCACGTCCGGCACGCCCATCACGCGC encodes the following:
- a CDS encoding helix-turn-helix transcriptional regulator, encoding MPDADPLPEAPPRRARREAKTWDKAKRLVRVQDLLKTRPYSTAELARKLEVGQRSIQRDMEVLEAMQVGLQKDERGMYFIHLKADLPRPAETLAAYAALRLAHHHAPALANHYRQALNYLSRALPDHIRNTLNASVRDTGAAQFAERQMERVAEAWVDRRVLTFDYQRPNGLLERGNELCVYFIEISRTNLAPYVIGLERRHRDKIRTFKLSRMQNLELHAHDTYDFDPHFEPTAFLSDAWGVIGGGESIKVLVRFAPEAAYRVLEGGFPHAREVGRDRFVDMEFTAGTDAKGFPLELMPFLLSWGPRAEVLSPPHVRAHWLQELRETLRRYDSGERER